Below is a window of Legionella taurinensis DNA.
GATTGCGTAATAATATGACCATTTTCATTCAGGGTAGGAACCAGGCCCTGAGGATTCATTTCCAGATACTCCGGCCGATGTTGTTCGCCGCCATTGTTCACCAGATGAACTGCCAGCGTTTCATAGCTGATGTTTTTAATATTCAGGGCGATGCGCACGCGATAGCTCGCCGTTGAACGAAAATAATCATATAGTTTCACGTTTATCCTTTATATTGAACAACGGTTTGATGAATTGCTCCAAACAAAGAATGCCCTTGCTCATCCACCATTTCAATGCGAATGGAATCGCCGAAACGCATAAAATCGGTGGTTGCCTTTCCGTCAGCAATAATCTCTAACATACGTTTTTCAACTATACAAGACGAGCCTTTGCTGCGATCCCGGTTGGAGACGGTACCTGAACCGATGATGGTGCCTGTGCCCAAGGGTCTTGTTTTTGCGGCATGAGCAATCAATTGCGGAAAGGAGAAGGTCATGTCGGTTCCCGCATCGGGTTGACCAAATAACTGACTGTTTAAATAACTCCTGAGCGGCAGGTGCACCCGCTTTCCATCCCAATGGCTGCCCAACTCATCTGGCGTGATGGCCACGGGTGAAAAACCGCTTGAGGGCTTGGAATGGAAAAAACCAAACCCCTTGGCCAATTCAGGAGGGATCAGGTTACGCAAGGAAACATCATTCACCAGCATGAACAGCTTGATGTGCTGTCCTGCCTGCTCGACACTGACGCCCATGGGCACATCATCCGTAATGACAGCCAGTTCAGCCTCAAAATCAATGCCGAATTTCTCATCCGCCACTTCAATCGCATCCATCGGACCCAGGAAACTGTCAGACCCGCCCTGATACATCAGCGGATCGGTCCAGAAATCGTCGGGAAGCTGCGCTCCGCGTGCCTGGCGCACCAGTTCCACGTGGTTGACGAACGCGCTGCCATCCGCCCATTGGTAAGCACGCGGCAGGGGGGCAGCGGCATGGGCCGGATCAAAAGTAAAACTGTGCGCCAGATCCCCTTCATTTAATGCTTCATACACTTCCAGTAATTCGGGGGCCTTGGCTTCCCAATGGTCAAGGGCCTGCTGGAGTGTCCTTGCAATATGACCCACACGGATAGCACGAGTCATGGATTGATTGACGACGCACAATTCGCCGTCGCGGCTGTCTCTGGATTTCAAGCTGGCTAATTTCATCAGTGTGCTTCCTGTAAGGTGCCGCGGCGGATTTGATCGCGCTCGATGGCTTCAAACAGCGCCTGGAAATTACCTTCGCCGAAACCGTCGTTGCCTTTGCGCTGAATGATTTCAAAAAACACAGGGCCAAAGACGTTCTCGGTAAAAATCTGCAGCAGCAACCCACCGGCGGGGTCCTTGTCGCCATCAATGAGAATTTTTTCCTGCCGCAACTGGGCAACTGGCTCCTGATGCCAGGGAAC
It encodes the following:
- a CDS encoding fumarylacetoacetate hydrolase family protein; this translates as MKLASLKSRDSRDGELCVVNQSMTRAIRVGHIARTLQQALDHWEAKAPELLEVYEALNEGDLAHSFTFDPAHAAAPLPRAYQWADGSAFVNHVELVRQARGAQLPDDFWTDPLMYQGGSDSFLGPMDAIEVADEKFGIDFEAELAVITDDVPMGVSVEQAGQHIKLFMLVNDVSLRNLIPPELAKGFGFFHSKPSSGFSPVAITPDELGSHWDGKRVHLPLRSYLNSQLFGQPDAGTDMTFSFPQLIAHAAKTRPLGTGTIIGSGTVSNRDRSKGSSCIVEKRMLEIIADGKATTDFMRFGDSIRIEMVDEQGHSLFGAIHQTVVQYKG